Proteins encoded in a region of the Halioglobus maricola genome:
- the ptsN gene encoding PTS IIA-like nitrogen regulatory protein PtsN: MQQPLDTILTPERTACQVPGVSKKRLFETIAHIISEDQISLSYDEIFAQLIAREKLGSTGLGLGIAIPHSRIDNCTQPLGTLVTLDEAIDFDAPDGQPVDLVFALLVPSEAHQQHLDTLAQIARKFSDADFCKRLRGAADASALHALATG; the protein is encoded by the coding sequence ATGCAACAACCGCTGGATACAATTCTGACCCCGGAGCGCACTGCCTGCCAGGTGCCCGGGGTCAGCAAAAAACGACTATTTGAAACAATCGCCCACATTATCAGCGAGGACCAGATTTCCCTGAGTTATGACGAAATTTTTGCCCAGCTGATTGCCCGCGAAAAACTGGGAAGTACCGGCCTTGGACTCGGCATTGCCATTCCACACAGCCGCATAGACAACTGCACTCAGCCCCTGGGCACTCTGGTAACCCTTGACGAGGCTATCGACTTCGACGCACCGGATGGCCAGCCCGTCGACCTGGTGTTCGCATTGCTCGTACCCAGCGAGGCACACCAGCAGCATCTCGACACCCTGGCCCAGATCGCTCGCAAATTCAGCGACGCAGATTTTTGCAAGCGCTTGCGCGGGGCTGCGGATGCGTCGGCCCTGCACGCGCTGGCCACTGGCTAG
- the hpf gene encoding ribosome hibernation-promoting factor, HPF/YfiA family, translating to MQLNVSGHHVEVTSALREYVESKFERLQRHFDQITNVQVTLIVEKMVQKAESNVHISGADLFAHAESDDMYAAIDALADKLDRQLIKHKEKTRGH from the coding sequence ATGCAACTGAATGTCAGCGGACACCACGTGGAGGTCACCTCAGCTCTGCGGGAGTATGTCGAGAGCAAATTCGAACGACTGCAACGACATTTTGATCAAATCACCAACGTCCAGGTCACTCTGATCGTGGAGAAAATGGTTCAAAAAGCGGAATCCAACGTACACATATCCGGCGCGGATCTATTCGCTCACGCCGAATCCGATGATATGTATGCCGCAATCGACGCCCTGGCGGACAAACTGGACCGCCAGCTCATCAAGCATAAGGAAAAGACAAGAGGACACTGA
- a CDS encoding RNA polymerase factor sigma-54 encodes MKQSLQLKLGQQLTMTPQLQQAIRLLQLSTMDLQQEIQQALDSNPMLETSEEEQGPSESASADDAAATGDGPMESLEQADMAGDAAPQESSQTLPDDLPVDTQWDDLLPSSSAPPPPPDEFPEGDFEPRGGSRQSLQEHLLWQLNLSRLSDTDRLIAMTIIDATDDNGRLQLDPEELHQSLLEAELDIDEDEVVAVLHMLQQFEPAGVCTRDLQECLLVQLQQLPADTPYLEQARQVLNRHLGQLASGDFTQIQRRTRLNESQLKDVLALIQTLDPNPGETYAPSDVEYVIPDVFVSKKEGRWLVELNPDIAPRLRINNEYASLIKRADSSADNTFLKDNLQEARWFLKSLQSRNETLMKVATKIVEHQRNFLEYGEEAMKPLVLHDIAEAVEMHESTISRVTTQKYMHTPRGIFELKYFFSSHVATTAGGECSSTAIRALIKKLVAAENPRKPLSDNKITQLLEEQGIKVARRTIAKYRDTLLIPPSNERKRLV; translated from the coding sequence ATGAAGCAATCGCTGCAGTTAAAGCTGGGCCAGCAGCTGACCATGACCCCGCAACTGCAACAGGCTATCCGCCTGCTGCAATTGTCGACCATGGACCTGCAACAGGAAATCCAGCAGGCTCTCGACAGCAACCCCATGCTGGAGACCAGCGAAGAGGAGCAGGGCCCCAGCGAATCGGCCAGCGCCGACGATGCCGCCGCTACCGGCGATGGCCCAATGGAGAGCCTCGAACAGGCCGACATGGCCGGTGACGCTGCACCTCAGGAATCATCGCAGACGCTTCCGGACGACCTCCCCGTAGACACCCAGTGGGACGATCTGCTGCCCTCGAGTTCAGCCCCCCCACCGCCACCGGATGAGTTCCCCGAAGGCGATTTCGAGCCCCGTGGCGGCTCTCGTCAGTCCCTGCAGGAACACCTGTTGTGGCAGCTCAATCTGAGCCGCCTGTCGGACACAGACCGATTGATCGCAATGACGATTATCGACGCCACCGACGACAACGGACGCCTCCAGCTGGACCCTGAAGAGCTTCATCAATCGCTGCTGGAGGCGGAACTGGATATCGATGAAGACGAGGTCGTCGCCGTGCTGCACATGCTGCAGCAGTTCGAACCGGCCGGCGTCTGCACCCGCGACCTACAAGAGTGCCTGTTGGTTCAGCTCCAGCAACTACCTGCAGACACCCCTTACCTGGAGCAGGCACGTCAGGTGCTCAATCGCCACCTGGGACAGCTCGCCAGCGGGGATTTCACCCAGATCCAGCGCCGCACCCGATTGAACGAAAGCCAGCTGAAGGATGTGCTCGCCCTGATCCAGACCCTGGACCCGAACCCAGGTGAGACCTACGCCCCCAGCGATGTCGAATATGTGATTCCGGATGTATTTGTCAGCAAAAAAGAAGGCCGCTGGTTGGTGGAACTCAACCCCGATATCGCACCACGCCTGCGTATCAACAACGAGTACGCGAGCCTCATCAAGCGCGCGGACAGCAGTGCGGACAACACCTTCCTCAAGGACAACCTGCAAGAGGCCCGCTGGTTTCTCAAGAGCCTGCAAAGCCGCAACGAGACCCTCATGAAGGTGGCGACTAAAATCGTCGAACACCAGCGCAACTTCCTCGAATATGGTGAGGAAGCCATGAAACCGCTGGTGCTACACGATATCGCCGAAGCGGTAGAGATGCACGAGTCGACCATATCCCGGGTCACAACCCAGAAGTACATGCACACCCCCCGCGGCATATTTGAGCTGAAGTATTTCTTCTCCAGCCACGTGGCCACCACCGCGGGCGGAGAGTGCTCTTCCACCGCTATCCGGGCTCTCATCAAGAAGCTGGTTGCCGCCGAGAATCCGCGCAAACCACTGAGCGACAACAAAATCACCCAATTGCTGGAAGAACAGGGCATCAAGGTCGCCCGACGCACCATCGCAAAGTACCGGGATACGCTGCTGATACCGCCGTCTAACGAGCGCAAGAGGCTGGTATAG
- the lptB gene encoding LPS export ABC transporter ATP-binding protein codes for MATLKASNLAKAYKGREVVQDVSIELESGQVVGLLGPNGAGKTTCFYMIIGIVAADRGTIELNGEDITPLSMHERARHGIGYLPQEASIFRKLSVADNILSILETRPDLNRKQRNERCQQLLEEFNVEHLHDSLGQSLSGGERRRIEIARALATEPDFILLDEPFAGVDPISVNDIKQIITHLRGRGIGVLITDHNVRDTLDICEKAFIVGEGHIIAAGSADEVLNNQRVRDIYLGEQFSL; via the coding sequence GTGGCGACACTGAAAGCGAGTAATCTGGCGAAGGCCTACAAGGGTCGCGAAGTCGTTCAGGACGTTTCCATCGAATTGGAAAGTGGCCAGGTGGTGGGTTTGTTAGGCCCCAACGGGGCCGGTAAAACGACCTGCTTTTACATGATTATCGGAATCGTGGCGGCCGATCGGGGCACCATCGAGCTCAACGGCGAGGACATCACCCCCCTGTCCATGCACGAACGCGCCCGTCACGGTATCGGCTATCTGCCGCAGGAAGCGTCAATTTTCCGCAAATTGAGCGTGGCCGACAATATCCTGTCGATTTTGGAAACACGGCCTGACCTGAACCGTAAGCAACGCAATGAGCGCTGCCAGCAGTTGCTCGAGGAATTCAACGTCGAGCATCTCCACGACAGCCTCGGCCAGTCGCTTTCCGGAGGAGAGCGACGCCGCATAGAAATTGCCCGCGCCCTTGCGACCGAGCCTGACTTCATCCTGTTGGACGAGCCTTTCGCCGGCGTGGACCCGATCTCAGTGAATGATATAAAACAGATTATCACCCATCTGCGCGGTCGCGGGATTGGTGTACTGATCACCGACCACAATGTTCGCGACACTCTGGATATCTGTGAAAAAGCATTCATTGTCGGGGAGGGTCACATCATCGCAGCGGGCAGTGCCGATGAGGTACTGAACAACCAGCGGGTCCGCGACATATACCTGGGCGAGCAGTTCTCACTCTAA
- the lptA gene encoding lipopolysaccharide transport periplasmic protein LptA: MSSRPERPCALIARLLAAASLALVVTGPANALPDDRNQPILIEADEAVRDEKQGFTRYVGNVTMDQGSLHIEAERITVYHDAKDADRILAEGAPAHMQQQPEPEKGLIKAYANIIEYHKAEDRVQLRENASIEQEGSTVTGDSIDYFITEQLVRADSDKSREDSRVQVVIEAAALDQEEEASGDTESE, from the coding sequence ATGTCCAGTCGCCCTGAGCGACCTTGCGCCCTGATCGCGCGCCTGCTGGCTGCAGCTTCCCTGGCCCTGGTAGTCACCGGGCCGGCGAACGCGCTGCCCGATGATCGCAACCAGCCGATCCTGATTGAGGCCGACGAAGCAGTCCGCGACGAAAAGCAGGGATTCACCCGCTATGTTGGCAATGTGACCATGGACCAGGGCAGCCTGCATATCGAGGCGGAACGAATTACCGTTTATCACGATGCCAAAGACGCCGACCGCATTCTGGCAGAGGGCGCGCCGGCGCATATGCAACAGCAGCCCGAACCCGAAAAGGGGCTGATCAAGGCATACGCCAACATTATCGAATATCACAAGGCCGAAGACCGGGTTCAGCTGCGCGAGAACGCCAGTATCGAACAGGAAGGCTCCACCGTCACCGGCGACAGCATAGATTACTTTATTACCGAGCAATTGGTGCGGGCCGATTCAGACAAGAGCCGCGAGGACAGCCGTGTTCAGGTCGTCATCGAGGCCGCAGCCCTCGACCAGGAAGAGGAAGCCAGTGGCGACACTGAAAGCGAGTAA
- the lptC gene encoding LPS export ABC transporter periplasmic protein LptC produces MPRPALQILLALAVLLAASYYWKPQTAATPDLATSERHEALPLTYIQTVRTWAFDEQGVLSDILEAERVDRFREGDYSMMMEPRFYSHSDEGKTWSAKATRGRWEHNRERLLLRKNVVLSHDQTGTNMATHVLDIYLDKRTAESNRQVTITQGKNQTVADGMIANLVTETISLKPNVESIYVQSP; encoded by the coding sequence ATGCCCCGCCCCGCACTGCAAATACTCCTGGCTCTGGCAGTATTGCTGGCGGCAAGCTATTACTGGAAACCACAAACAGCCGCCACCCCTGACCTCGCGACCAGTGAACGTCACGAAGCGCTGCCTCTCACCTACATCCAGACCGTGCGCACCTGGGCGTTCGACGAGCAGGGCGTCCTCAGCGACATTCTGGAGGCCGAGAGAGTTGATCGATTTCGCGAGGGTGACTACTCGATGATGATGGAACCAAGGTTTTACTCCCATAGTGATGAGGGTAAAACCTGGTCCGCCAAGGCGACTCGTGGCCGCTGGGAACACAACCGCGAAAGGCTACTGTTGCGAAAAAATGTGGTACTGTCCCACGACCAAACGGGCACTAACATGGCTACGCACGTACTGGATATTTACTTGGACAAACGTACCGCGGAAAGCAACCGGCAGGTCACGATCACCCAGGGCAAAAACCAGACTGTCGCCGACGGCATGATCGCCAATCTGGTAACGGAAACCATAAGCCTCAAACCCAATGTGGAGAGCATCTATGTCCAGTCGCCCTGA
- a CDS encoding KdsC family phosphatase: MADAEIAQSLKLLALDVDGILTDGRIYYGNNGEELKSFNIKDGLGIKLLQQGGVDIALITGRSSDIVARRARELGINDVIQGREDKLTALKSLCQDKGITLAECAYMGDDLPDLAAVRAAGLGLTVSDAALPVRNAADWISELAGGQGAVRQACEMILTLRGTLDSLQADFD, encoded by the coding sequence ATGGCCGACGCAGAAATTGCGCAGTCACTGAAACTGCTCGCCCTTGATGTCGACGGCATCCTCACCGACGGTCGGATTTACTACGGCAATAATGGCGAGGAGCTCAAGTCCTTTAACATCAAAGATGGTCTCGGCATCAAACTACTCCAGCAGGGCGGTGTAGACATCGCCCTGATCACTGGCCGTAGTTCCGACATTGTCGCGCGCCGCGCCAGGGAACTCGGCATCAACGACGTAATCCAGGGCCGCGAGGACAAGCTCACAGCCCTGAAGAGCCTGTGCCAAGACAAAGGCATCACCCTGGCAGAATGTGCCTACATGGGTGATGACCTGCCCGACCTCGCGGCGGTGCGCGCCGCGGGCCTTGGTCTCACCGTCAGCGATGCAGCCCTGCCAGTTCGTAACGCTGCCGACTGGATCAGCGAACTTGCTGGCGGCCAGGGCGCCGTGCGCCAGGCCTGCGAAATGATTTTGACGCTGCGCGGTACACTGGATTCGCTGCAGGCCGACTTCGACTGA
- a CDS encoding KpsF/GutQ family sugar-phosphate isomerase, whose protein sequence is MASQSSSIHAASARRTISMEAAAVAELEARIDAAFDLACELLLACEGRVIVTGMGKSGHIARKIAATLSSTGTPAFFVHPGEASHGDMGMITGADVVIALSNSGEVAEVVSLMPLLKRIGAAIISFTGNPSSTLATASDAHLDTGVETEACPLNLAPTSSTTTALVMGDALAIALLEARGFTAEDFAFSHPGGTLGKKLLLKVEDLMQTGAAVPRVSATSSLSEALLEISAKGLGMTSVTDEAGKLEGIFTDGDLRRALDAQVDINATSMGKLIHTRPKTARPGMLAAEALRIMEEHEITSLLVTADDGREIIGVLHLMHLLHAGIA, encoded by the coding sequence ATGGCATCACAATCTAGCTCCATCCATGCGGCCTCAGCCAGGCGCACCATCTCCATGGAAGCCGCCGCAGTCGCTGAACTGGAAGCGAGAATAGACGCGGCGTTCGACCTTGCCTGTGAATTGCTGCTGGCCTGCGAGGGCCGGGTTATTGTCACCGGCATGGGTAAATCCGGACACATCGCGCGCAAGATAGCAGCCACTCTATCGAGCACAGGGACCCCCGCATTTTTCGTTCATCCAGGTGAAGCCAGCCACGGCGACATGGGCATGATCACCGGCGCCGATGTCGTCATCGCCCTTTCAAACAGCGGAGAGGTCGCGGAAGTAGTGAGTCTCATGCCACTGCTGAAACGGATTGGAGCGGCTATCATTAGTTTCACTGGCAACCCCTCTTCCACTCTCGCCACGGCGTCGGACGCCCACCTGGATACGGGCGTGGAAACCGAGGCCTGCCCGCTCAACCTGGCTCCCACATCATCTACCACGACCGCATTGGTTATGGGCGATGCACTGGCCATCGCGCTGCTGGAAGCGCGCGGCTTTACGGCAGAGGATTTCGCTTTTTCCCATCCCGGGGGAACCCTTGGCAAGAAACTGCTTCTAAAGGTTGAAGACCTTATGCAGACCGGTGCAGCAGTGCCGCGCGTGTCCGCAACAAGTTCCCTGTCTGAGGCGTTGCTCGAAATCAGCGCTAAAGGCCTGGGAATGACATCAGTCACAGACGAGGCCGGCAAGCTTGAGGGGATTTTCACAGACGGAGATCTGCGCCGCGCGCTCGATGCACAGGTGGACATCAACGCAACATCGATGGGCAAGCTGATACATACCCGGCCGAAGACGGCACGGCCAGGGATGCTGGCAGCAGAGGCGCTGAGAATTATGGAAGAACATGAAATTACCTCACTGCTCGTGACGGCAGACGATGGCCGCGAGATCATCGGCGTACTTCACCTGATGCACCTGCTCCACGCCGGGATCGCCTGA
- a CDS encoding calcium/sodium antiporter, whose product MLLAAATILVGFIILIWSADLFVAGASSIAENMGMSPIIIGLTIVSLGTSAPEVLVSFTAAFSGAGDLAIGNAIGSNIANIGLVLGITVLVAPMMVHQSCMKKEMPTLLVVTFGAGILLIDDVLSIMDGWLMVAALVLIITQMVRSQSNDEVLVEEAEEEYLPHLKPARAWITFGLGLALLIASSRMLVWGAVVVAESLGVSELVIGLTIVAIGTSLPELAATIASALRGHTEIALGNVIGSNLFNLLAVMSIPGIVGAESLEPSVITRDYPMMTFLTVFLALAIYISRRRSRSNEGHSYVGRTVGVLLVSFYGLYYYWLYITI is encoded by the coding sequence ATGCTGTTAGCTGCCGCCACCATTCTGGTCGGCTTCATTATCCTGATCTGGAGCGCCGATCTCTTCGTTGCGGGAGCGTCCTCTATTGCCGAAAACATGGGCATGTCGCCCATTATTATCGGCCTGACCATAGTCTCCCTGGGTACGTCAGCACCCGAGGTTCTGGTGTCATTTACGGCGGCGTTTTCTGGCGCTGGCGACCTCGCCATCGGCAATGCCATCGGTTCCAACATAGCCAACATCGGCCTGGTGCTCGGCATCACGGTATTGGTCGCACCCATGATGGTGCACCAGAGCTGTATGAAAAAAGAGATGCCCACACTGCTGGTGGTCACATTCGGAGCTGGCATTCTATTGATCGACGATGTGCTCTCCATCATGGATGGCTGGTTAATGGTCGCGGCGCTGGTGCTAATCATCACCCAGATGGTCCGCAGCCAATCCAATGATGAAGTGCTGGTAGAAGAGGCAGAAGAGGAATACCTGCCACATCTCAAGCCGGCCCGCGCCTGGATAACCTTTGGTCTCGGCCTCGCCCTGCTAATTGCAAGTTCGCGGATGCTGGTATGGGGGGCGGTAGTGGTTGCGGAGTCACTGGGTGTCTCCGAGTTGGTTATCGGCCTGACGATTGTCGCCATCGGCACCAGCTTGCCAGAGCTGGCCGCCACCATAGCCAGCGCGTTGCGCGGACACACCGAGATCGCGCTCGGCAACGTCATTGGCTCCAACCTGTTTAATTTACTCGCCGTGATGTCAATTCCCGGAATCGTGGGCGCCGAATCCCTGGAGCCTTCGGTGATTACTCGCGACTACCCGATGATGACTTTCCTCACAGTGTTCCTCGCGCTTGCGATCTACATCAGCCGACGGCGCAGCCGCTCGAACGAGGGCCATTCCTACGTTGGCCGAACGGTCGGGGTGTTGTTAGTGTCGTTCTACGGCCTGTATTATTATTGGCTCTACATCACTATCTGA
- a CDS encoding MlaC/ttg2D family ABC transporter substrate-binding protein: MRFGSQLTSLVVLFLFALAVRAEGQDGAGAHDVVRSTSERIMVVVAEAQEYADEDSERYYAQVQEILDPVIDFRGFARGVMGPYASSERYRSLDEPGRAQLRGQLDRFTEVMRIGLVRTYSKGLLAFGGSRIEVSSPAPDEAQQSKVAVEQLIYTEDSKPYIVIYQMGRDKSGDWKLRNVIIENVNLGEIYRNQFEAAARKQDGNLDAVIESWSAIEVKDDGES; encoded by the coding sequence ATGAGATTTGGTTCGCAATTGACATCACTGGTGGTGCTGTTTCTGTTCGCATTAGCTGTGCGAGCAGAGGGGCAGGATGGAGCGGGAGCGCATGATGTCGTCCGTTCGACCAGCGAACGAATAATGGTCGTGGTTGCGGAGGCTCAAGAATACGCAGACGAGGATTCAGAACGCTACTACGCGCAAGTCCAGGAGATTCTGGATCCTGTAATCGACTTTCGCGGATTTGCCCGGGGCGTTATGGGCCCCTATGCCAGTAGCGAGCGCTATCGCTCTCTCGACGAGCCCGGAAGGGCTCAACTCAGGGGTCAGCTGGACCGCTTTACTGAAGTTATGCGCATCGGTCTGGTACGTACCTACAGCAAAGGTCTGCTGGCGTTTGGCGGATCGCGTATCGAGGTGTCTAGCCCGGCGCCCGATGAAGCGCAGCAAAGTAAAGTCGCGGTGGAGCAATTGATCTATACCGAAGATTCAAAGCCGTATATCGTCATTTACCAGATGGGCCGTGACAAATCGGGTGATTGGAAGCTGCGCAACGTCATTATCGAAAACGTGAACCTCGGTGAGATCTATCGCAACCAGTTCGAGGCGGCTGCGCGTAAGCAGGACGGCAATCTCGATGCAGTGATTGAGAGCTGGAGCGCCATTGAGGTTAAAGACGACGGCGAGAGCTGA
- a CDS encoding BolA family protein, translating to MDAATVKNLLQEHLPECEFQVQGEGSNYDIVAVGDVFEGLRPVKKQQLVYGALSEQIADGSIHAVNIRTLTPEQWQSEA from the coding sequence ATGGATGCGGCCACCGTTAAAAACCTGCTGCAGGAGCACCTGCCGGAATGTGAATTCCAGGTGCAGGGTGAAGGCAGCAACTACGATATCGTCGCAGTGGGCGACGTGTTTGAAGGTCTGCGGCCAGTGAAAAAACAACAACTGGTATACGGGGCCCTCAGCGAGCAGATTGCAGACGGCTCGATACACGCCGTTAATATCCGTACCCTGACCCCTGAACAGTGGCAGTCCGAAGCCTGA
- the murA gene encoding UDP-N-acetylglucosamine 1-carboxyvinyltransferase → MEKLLIKGGGPLDGELRISGSKNAALPILAATLLADEPVTIGNLPHLHDITTMIELLGCMGVALTIDEKLSVEVDANGISEFSAPYELVKTMRASILVLGPMLARFGRARVSFPGGCAIGSRPVDLHLRGLEAMGARIEVEGGYINAHTEGRLKGAHIVMETVTVGGTENILMAATLAEGRTVIENAAREPEVVDLARCLIAMGAKIDGHGTDTITIEGVERLGGCNYPVMADRIEAGTYLVAAAATRGRVRLRGACPHDLEAVLAKLEQAGASIRSGEDWIELDMAGRQPQAVNIRTAPFPGFPTDMQAQFTAMNAVAKGTSTVTETIFENRLIQTHEMNRMGANIVIEGATAIITGQERLKGAPVMASDLRASASLVIAGLVADGETRVDRIYHIDRGYECIEEKLQSLGADIRRLPD, encoded by the coding sequence GTGGAAAAGCTCCTCATCAAGGGCGGAGGCCCGCTGGACGGCGAATTGCGGATTTCCGGATCCAAGAATGCCGCGCTGCCGATTCTGGCTGCGACCCTGCTCGCCGATGAGCCGGTAACGATAGGCAACCTGCCTCATTTGCATGACATCACAACGATGATCGAGTTGCTCGGCTGTATGGGGGTGGCTCTCACAATCGATGAGAAGCTCAGTGTCGAGGTTGACGCCAACGGTATCTCCGAGTTTTCAGCGCCCTACGAGTTGGTGAAAACCATGCGCGCGTCGATTCTGGTTCTAGGTCCGATGCTCGCTCGGTTTGGAAGAGCGAGAGTGTCATTCCCCGGTGGCTGTGCCATCGGTAGCCGACCGGTAGATCTGCACTTGCGTGGGCTAGAGGCCATGGGTGCCAGGATCGAGGTTGAAGGCGGTTACATCAATGCCCACACAGAGGGTCGCCTCAAAGGTGCCCATATCGTGATGGAGACGGTCACAGTAGGGGGCACTGAGAACATCCTGATGGCCGCGACTCTGGCTGAGGGGCGCACCGTGATTGAAAATGCGGCCCGGGAGCCTGAAGTTGTCGATCTCGCAAGATGTCTCATCGCTATGGGCGCAAAAATTGACGGCCACGGTACTGACACGATCACGATCGAAGGCGTTGAGCGCCTCGGCGGGTGCAACTACCCGGTGATGGCCGATCGCATCGAGGCGGGAACTTATCTGGTCGCCGCGGCCGCCACGCGCGGTCGGGTCAGACTGAGGGGAGCGTGTCCTCACGACCTGGAAGCCGTGCTCGCCAAGCTTGAGCAGGCCGGAGCATCCATTCGTAGTGGCGAGGACTGGATCGAGCTGGATATGGCAGGGCGCCAACCCCAGGCAGTCAATATTCGTACCGCGCCGTTTCCGGGTTTTCCCACCGACATGCAGGCCCAGTTCACCGCCATGAATGCGGTGGCAAAGGGCACCAGTACAGTCACTGAAACGATATTTGAGAACCGCTTGATCCAGACTCATGAAATGAACCGGATGGGCGCCAATATTGTCATCGAGGGAGCGACTGCCATTATTACCGGCCAGGAGCGCCTCAAGGGCGCACCCGTGATGGCTTCGGACCTGCGCGCATCGGCGAGCCTGGTGATTGCCGGGCTGGTGGCAGACGGTGAAACACGAGTAGACCGTATCTACCACATAGATCGCGGTTACGAATGTATTGAAGAGAAACTACAATCGCTGGGTGCGGATATACGCCGCCTACCGGACTGA
- the hisG gene encoding ATP phosphoribosyltransferase: MTDKITLALTKGRILKETLPLLARAGIEPIEDIAKSRKLVFDTTVPGLRLLVIRGTDVPTYVRHGAADIGVVGKDILLEHGAEGLYEPLDLGIARCRLMTAGPVGWRPSGARIRVATKFVNIAREHFSRQGVHADVIKLYGAMELAPIMDLADLIVDIVDTGNTLRANGMEPMDEIADVSSRLIVNKAAMRSSFKGIERIIDDLAAAVEAT, from the coding sequence ATGACAGACAAAATTACCCTCGCCTTGACCAAGGGCCGTATTCTGAAAGAGACCCTGCCACTGCTGGCGCGTGCAGGCATTGAGCCCATTGAAGATATTGCCAAAAGCCGCAAGCTGGTATTCGACACAACGGTGCCGGGCCTGCGACTACTGGTCATTCGCGGTACTGATGTGCCCACCTATGTGCGTCATGGCGCGGCGGACATCGGTGTTGTGGGCAAGGACATTTTGCTGGAGCACGGTGCTGAAGGCCTTTACGAGCCGCTGGACCTTGGCATTGCTCGATGCCGGTTAATGACCGCCGGGCCAGTCGGCTGGCGGCCGAGTGGCGCGCGTATTCGCGTGGCCACAAAGTTCGTGAATATTGCCCGCGAACATTTTTCCCGCCAGGGCGTGCACGCGGATGTGATCAAGCTCTACGGCGCTATGGAGTTGGCGCCGATCATGGATCTGGCAGATCTGATCGTGGATATCGTGGATACCGGCAATACCTTGCGCGCCAACGGAATGGAGCCTATGGACGAGATAGCAGATGTCAGTTCGCGGCTTATTGTGAATAAAGCGGCAATGCGTTCGAGCTTCAAAGGTATAGAGCGCATTATTGACGATCTGGCAGCGGCCGTGGAGGCCACCTGA